The following coding sequences are from one Gossypium raimondii isolate GPD5lz chromosome 4, ASM2569854v1, whole genome shotgun sequence window:
- the LOC105767224 gene encoding uncharacterized protein LOC105767224, translating into METIAIIEGCSVILTNKLPLKMKDPGNFTIPCSIGNHYFGKALRDLGASNNLMPISTFKKFGIGHMKPTVLTLQLVDRSLAQPKRQVKDILVRVDNFIFSADFIILDCETNKEVPIILRRSFLAIERTLIGVYKGELTMQLNDEHVTFSVLESIHYKDKEECHTIDVLDDLIEEEFNDQSTILFEEFVVISNDEFLDNCDSMVEANNIELRHG; encoded by the coding sequence ATGGAAACTATTGCAATCATAGAAGGCTGTAGTGTTATTTTGACAAATAAGTTGCCCCTCAAAATGAAAGATCCTGGGAACtttactatcccatgttcaattggtaACCATTATTTTGGCAAGGCTTTACGTGACTTGGGAGCTAGCAACAACCTAATGCCAATATCTACTTTCAAAAAGTTTggaattggtcacatgaaaCCTACTGTACTGACATTGCAACTAGTTGACCGATCTTTGGCTCAACCTAAAAGGCAAGTCAAAGATATCTTAGTTCGTGTggataatttcattttttcggctgattttatcatacttgactgtGAGACAAACAAggaggttcccataatcttgAGACGATCATTTTTAGCCATCGAACGAACTCTTATTGGTGTTTACAAAGGTGAATTGACCATGCAACTTAATGATGAGCATGTTACCTTTAGTGTTTTAGAATCTATTCACTACAAGGATAAAGAAGAATGCCATACTATCGATGTGCTAGATGACctaattgaggaagaattcaatgaccaaagcaCAATACTTTTTGAGGAGTTTGTAGTGATATCTAATGATGAATTCTTAGATAATTGTGACAGCatggttgaagctaataatATTGAACTCAGGCATGGATGA